A single Verrucomicrobiia bacterium DNA region contains:
- a CDS encoding Flp family type IVb pilin, producing the protein MKRTLRKMYRGLKSRKGQSLVEYALILALIAVVAILVLKGLGNKVNNTLSSVNANLP; encoded by the coding sequence ATGAAGAGAACTCTCCGAAAAATGTATCGCGGGCTGAAGTCGCGGAAGGGCCAAAGCTTGGTCGAATACGCGCTTATCTTGGCTCTCATCGCCGTCGTGGCGATTTTGGTGCTGAAGGGCCTCGGCAATAAGGTCAATAACACCTTGTCGTCAGTGAATGCGAACTTGCCGTAA